A genomic stretch from Caballeronia sp. LZ062 includes:
- a CDS encoding HAD family hydrolase: MKPAVFLDKDGTLLDDVPYNVDPDKMRLAHGARDALAIFARMDVPIVVISNQSGVALGKFDEAALQPVERKLHELAAEAGARLAGVYWCPHHPQGTVARYARVCDCRKPAPGMIQRAARELGVDLRRSWFVGDILDDIEAGHRAGCRAVLIDNGNETLWQRGPMREPDAIAKDMSEAARIIERAWHDTEIAT, encoded by the coding sequence ATGAAACCCGCCGTCTTTCTCGACAAGGACGGCACGCTGCTCGACGACGTGCCTTATAACGTCGATCCCGACAAGATGCGTCTCGCGCATGGCGCACGCGATGCACTCGCCATCTTCGCGCGCATGGACGTGCCGATCGTCGTGATCAGCAATCAGAGCGGCGTCGCGCTCGGCAAGTTCGATGAAGCGGCGCTTCAACCTGTCGAACGCAAGCTGCACGAACTCGCTGCGGAAGCGGGCGCGCGGCTGGCGGGCGTCTACTGGTGCCCGCATCATCCGCAAGGCACGGTCGCGCGGTATGCCCGCGTATGCGATTGCCGCAAGCCGGCACCCGGCATGATTCAACGCGCGGCGCGCGAGCTCGGCGTCGATTTGCGGCGAAGCTGGTTCGTCGGCGACATTCTCGACGATATCGAAGCGGGGCATCGCGCCGGATGTCGCGCTGTGTTGATCGACAACGGCAACGAGACGCTCTGGCAACGCGGCCCCATGCGCGAACCCGATGCGATCGCGAAAGATATGAGTGAAGCCGCGCGCATCATCGAGCGTGCGTGGCATGACACGGAGATCGCGACATGA
- a CDS encoding PIG-L family deacetylase: MIDVPPRTLLISPHLDDAVLGCGASLAGAPDVLVCTVFTGCPAADAHTDWDAQCGFADARQAMAARIEEDNRALALLGATPQHLGFLDSQYIPFAHDADKPTRSALTQAFLDVIAKYRPNVLMIPLGLFHSDHALVHEAACDAWLHHRDLPCVAYEEALYRCKRALLQQRLADLLERGIDATPLNPRPPEPAEAQRREAMKRDAVNAYPSQLKAFGPDGYGDVYLPERFWTLERAEKRA; encoded by the coding sequence ATGATCGACGTCCCGCCCAGAACCCTGCTGATCTCCCCTCACCTCGACGACGCCGTGCTCGGCTGCGGCGCCTCGCTTGCGGGCGCGCCGGACGTGCTCGTCTGCACGGTGTTCACCGGATGCCCCGCCGCCGATGCCCACACGGATTGGGACGCCCAATGCGGCTTCGCGGACGCGCGGCAGGCGATGGCCGCGCGCATCGAAGAGGACAACCGCGCGCTTGCATTGCTCGGCGCGACGCCGCAGCATCTGGGCTTTCTCGATTCGCAATACATCCCGTTTGCCCACGATGCCGACAAGCCCACGCGCAGCGCGTTGACGCAAGCATTTCTCGACGTCATCGCGAAGTATCGGCCGAACGTGCTGATGATTCCGCTCGGCCTCTTTCATTCGGATCACGCGCTCGTTCACGAAGCCGCCTGCGATGCGTGGCTGCATCATCGCGATTTGCCCTGCGTGGCCTACGAAGAGGCGCTGTATCGATGCAAGCGTGCGCTCTTGCAGCAGCGTCTCGCTGATCTGCTGGAACGCGGCATCGACGCGACACCGCTCAATCCGCGCCCGCCGGAGCCCGCCGAAGCACAGCGCCGCGAAGCCATGAAGCGCGACGCCGTGAACGCGTATCCGAGCCAGCTCAAGGCATTCGGGCCGGACGGATATGGCGACGTGTATCTGCCAGAGCGTTTCTGGACGCTCGAACGCGCGGAGAAGCGCGCATGA
- a CDS encoding glycosyltransferase family 1 protein: MKIALISEHASPLAVAGGVDSGGQNIYVAHVARQLARNGHQVDVFTRRDRSLLPLVSRFERIRGIRVINVPAGPPVQLPKEQLLAHMDEFARFMIGYFKKQATPYHVVHANFFMSGLVGMRIKEALGVPLVTTFHALGRVRRIHQGAGDGFPDERFEIEDALVRESDSVIAECPQDETDLVSLYHAERERIDLVPCGFDSTEFHPMKKAEARERLGWPQDRFIVLQLGRMVPRKGIDNVVRGIGLCNRELKEDAHLYVIGGNSDEANEIATPEIGRLRGIANECGVADKVNFLGRHGRQRLKTFYNAADVFVTTPWYEPFGITPLEAMACGRPVIGADVGGIRYSVAHNETGLLVPPKDPRALADALAVLKRDPLLAERMGAAGLERARAMFTWSGVAQSLERVYARVAGVDMAQDLDSRRAAYGSATA, translated from the coding sequence GTGAAGATCGCACTTATCAGTGAGCATGCGTCGCCTCTCGCGGTGGCGGGCGGCGTCGATAGCGGCGGGCAGAATATCTATGTCGCGCATGTCGCGCGACAGCTCGCACGCAACGGTCACCAAGTGGATGTCTTCACGCGCCGCGACCGTTCCCTGTTGCCGCTGGTCTCGCGCTTCGAACGCATTCGCGGCATCCGCGTCATCAACGTGCCGGCCGGACCGCCCGTGCAATTGCCGAAGGAACAGCTTTTGGCGCACATGGACGAGTTCGCTCGCTTCATGATCGGCTACTTCAAGAAGCAGGCGACGCCCTATCACGTCGTTCATGCGAACTTCTTCATGTCCGGTCTCGTTGGAATGCGTATCAAGGAGGCGCTAGGCGTGCCGCTCGTCACTACGTTTCATGCGCTCGGCCGCGTGCGACGCATTCATCAAGGCGCGGGCGATGGCTTTCCCGACGAGCGCTTCGAGATCGAAGACGCGCTCGTGCGTGAATCGGATTCGGTCATCGCCGAGTGTCCGCAAGACGAAACGGACCTCGTGTCGCTCTATCACGCTGAGCGCGAACGCATCGACCTGGTGCCCTGCGGCTTCGACAGCACCGAGTTTCATCCGATGAAGAAGGCCGAAGCGCGTGAACGTCTCGGCTGGCCGCAAGACCGCTTCATTGTGCTGCAACTGGGACGCATGGTGCCGCGCAAAGGCATCGACAACGTGGTGCGCGGCATCGGCCTGTGCAATCGCGAACTGAAAGAAGACGCGCATCTCTATGTGATCGGCGGCAATTCGGATGAAGCGAACGAAATCGCGACACCGGAAATCGGCCGCTTGCGCGGCATCGCAAACGAATGCGGCGTGGCCGACAAGGTGAACTTTCTCGGCCGACATGGAAGGCAACGCCTGAAGACCTTCTACAACGCAGCCGATGTATTCGTGACGACGCCGTGGTACGAGCCTTTCGGCATCACGCCGCTCGAAGCCATGGCGTGCGGCCGGCCGGTCATCGGCGCGGACGTGGGCGGCATTCGCTATTCGGTGGCGCATAACGAAACTGGATTGCTGGTTCCGCCAAAAGATCCGCGCGCACTCGCCGATGCGCTTGCCGTGCTCAAGCGCGACCCGCTGCTCGCCGAACGCATGGGCGCAGCGGGCCTCGAACGCGCGCGCGCGATGTTCACGTGGTCGGGCGTCGCGCAGTCGCTCGAACGCGTGTATGCGCGCGTTGCGGGCGTGGACATGGCGCAGGACCTCGATAGCCGGCGTGCCGCATATGGCAGCGCCACCGCATGA
- a CDS encoding glycosyltransferase: MSALPQPLARPAHDEAARVTVVVLTYNRADQVLDTLGRLAALPDRIDIVVVDNASSDDTATRVAQAFPFVELVVAPSNMGAAGRNLGVEKVRTEYVAFCDDDTWWGPGSLSRAADILDASPRVAVLSARVVVGENGDADETCERMRVSPLGANGLPGPALVGYMAGASVFRTSVYRTMGGYEPRLFIGGEESLLALDMLDHGHALVYADELVLHHHPSPIRDSALRRRLLARNAAWVAWLRLPLREAVQASMQAFAVMRREGTFWRDAMQMLRGLPWALSHRRVVGRHVQVMRSIVREDDRRHARQQASETTLTRADATRAV, translated from the coding sequence ATGAGCGCGCTCCCGCAACCCCTCGCGCGCCCTGCTCACGACGAGGCCGCGCGCGTGACCGTGGTCGTGCTGACCTACAACCGCGCGGATCAAGTGCTCGACACGCTGGGAAGACTCGCGGCCTTGCCGGATCGCATCGACATCGTGGTGGTCGACAACGCATCGTCCGACGATACGGCCACGCGCGTCGCGCAAGCCTTCCCGTTTGTCGAACTGGTGGTCGCGCCGTCGAATATGGGCGCGGCGGGCCGCAACCTCGGCGTGGAGAAGGTGCGCACCGAGTACGTCGCGTTCTGCGACGACGATACGTGGTGGGGCCCGGGTTCGCTCTCGCGCGCAGCGGACATCCTCGACGCCTCGCCGCGTGTCGCGGTGCTGAGTGCGCGCGTGGTCGTCGGCGAAAACGGCGATGCCGACGAAACCTGCGAACGTATGCGCGTCAGTCCGCTGGGCGCGAATGGCTTGCCGGGACCCGCGCTCGTCGGTTACATGGCCGGTGCGAGCGTGTTCCGCACGAGCGTCTATCGAACGATGGGCGGCTATGAGCCACGGCTTTTCATAGGCGGTGAAGAGTCGCTGCTCGCGCTCGACATGCTGGACCACGGCCACGCGCTCGTCTATGCCGACGAGCTCGTGCTGCATCATCATCCCTCGCCGATACGCGACAGCGCACTGCGCAGGCGTCTGCTCGCGCGCAACGCCGCGTGGGTCGCGTGGCTGCGCCTGCCGTTGCGTGAAGCCGTCCAAGCGAGCATGCAGGCGTTCGCCGTCATGCGTCGCGAAGGCACGTTCTGGCGCGATGCTATGCAGATGTTGCGCGGTTTGCCCTGGGCGCTGTCGCATCGGCGCGTAGTGGGCCGGCACGTGCAGGTCATGCGATCGATCGTGCGCGAAGACGACCGCCGCCATGCGCGCCAACAGGCCAGCGAAACCACGCTCACGCGGGCAGACGCTACACGCGCCGTGTAA